One segment of Bradyrhizobium sp. CB2312 DNA contains the following:
- a CDS encoding MMPL family transporter, translating into MLQSVVVAIVRACTRFASLVVILGLLLSVGAGYYAARHFAINTDINSLISQNLDWRQRDQQFDRAFDRDATILAVVEAATPELTTAAADALYAKLKDDKTNFVSMQQLGTGEFFERNGLLFLPTEEVAKATSQFESAAPLIEIMAGDPSIRGLTGALETGLAGVKRGQVKLDSTERPFNQIAQTVETVVNKGNATFSWRELVSDQPLSDSDRRAFIEFKPILDYNALEPGKDATDAIRKAAAELDFPTKFQARVRLTGPVPIANEEYATVQEGAVLNGVGTVLVVLVILWLALHSAKIIFAVFINLFVGLAITTAAGLMMVGSFNLLSIAFAVLFVGLGVDFGIQYSVRYRSERYKHDDLTGALVLAAKRSAIPLSLAAMATAAGFLCFMPTDYKGIAELGQIAGVGMLVAFLSSITVLPALLKLLNPPGEMEPVGYAFLAPLDHFLEKHRVLVVGGTLLLALAGLPLLYFMKFDFNPMNLRNPHAESIATFLDLRKDPNTGANAINVMTTSEEQARQVEARLEKVPEVLRVMSLDSFVPQDQQPKLKLIAQGAKVLNPALNPDQIDAAPTDQENVEALKSSVDNLRRTAGDTKGPGAVASRRLADALEKLANGDEATRNKAQNVFVTPMKIVFDQLRNAMQAGPVTLASLPPDLVSAWKSKDGVIRVEALPKGDPNDNDTLRRFAAAVLAAEPTAIGGPVSILKSGDTVVKAFIHAGIYALLVISLLLWITLRRFVDVLMTLVPLLVAGAVTLEICVLIGLPLNFANIVAFPLLLGVGVAFKIYYVVAWRSGRTNLLQTSLTRAIFFSALTTATAFGSLWLSSHPGTSSMGKLLALSLVTTLAAVLLFQPALMGKPRNLRE; encoded by the coding sequence GTGCTGCAAAGCGTAGTCGTTGCCATCGTCAGGGCCTGCACCCGGTTTGCCTCCCTCGTCGTCATTCTCGGGCTCCTGCTGTCGGTCGGCGCGGGCTATTACGCCGCGCGGCACTTCGCCATCAACACCGACATCAATTCGCTGATTTCCCAGAATCTCGACTGGCGCCAGCGCGACCAGCAGTTCGACCGCGCCTTCGACCGCGACGCGACGATTCTCGCGGTCGTTGAGGCCGCGACGCCCGAGCTGACGACCGCCGCGGCGGACGCGCTCTATGCGAAGCTGAAAGACGACAAGACCAATTTCGTGTCGATGCAGCAGCTCGGCACCGGCGAGTTCTTCGAGCGCAACGGCCTGTTGTTCCTGCCGACCGAAGAGGTTGCCAAGGCGACCAGTCAGTTCGAATCCGCAGCGCCCCTGATCGAGATCATGGCCGGCGATCCCTCGATCCGCGGCCTGACGGGAGCGCTCGAGACCGGGCTTGCCGGCGTCAAGCGCGGGCAGGTGAAGCTCGACAGCACCGAGCGGCCTTTCAACCAGATCGCGCAGACCGTCGAGACCGTGGTCAACAAGGGCAACGCGACCTTCTCCTGGCGCGAGCTCGTCAGCGACCAGCCGCTGTCGGATTCGGACAGGCGCGCCTTCATCGAGTTCAAGCCGATCCTCGACTACAACGCGCTGGAGCCCGGCAAGGACGCCACCGACGCGATCCGCAAGGCTGCCGCCGAGCTCGATTTCCCGACCAAATTCCAGGCCCGGGTGCGGCTGACCGGCCCGGTGCCGATCGCGAACGAGGAATACGCCACCGTGCAGGAAGGTGCTGTCTTGAACGGCGTCGGCACGGTCCTCGTCGTGCTGGTGATCCTGTGGCTGGCGCTGCATTCGGCCAAGATCATCTTCGCCGTGTTCATCAATCTCTTCGTCGGACTCGCGATCACGACCGCGGCCGGGCTGATGATGGTGGGCTCGTTCAATCTGCTGTCGATCGCGTTCGCGGTGCTGTTCGTCGGCCTCGGCGTCGATTTCGGCATCCAGTACAGCGTCCGCTATCGCTCGGAGCGCTACAAGCACGACGACCTCACGGGTGCGCTGGTGCTGGCGGCGAAGCGTTCGGCGATCCCGCTGTCGCTGGCGGCGATGGCGACCGCGGCCGGCTTCCTCTGCTTCATGCCGACCGACTACAAGGGCATCGCGGAGCTGGGCCAGATTGCCGGCGTCGGCATGCTGGTGGCGTTCCTGTCCTCGATCACGGTTCTGCCGGCACTGCTGAAGCTCTTGAACCCGCCCGGCGAGATGGAGCCGGTCGGCTACGCCTTCCTGGCGCCGCTCGATCACTTCCTGGAGAAGCACCGTGTGCTGGTCGTCGGCGGCACGCTGCTGCTGGCGCTCGCCGGCCTGCCGCTGCTCTATTTCATGAAGTTCGACTTCAACCCGATGAACCTGCGCAACCCGCATGCCGAATCGATCGCGACCTTCCTCGACCTGCGCAAGGATCCCAACACCGGCGCCAATGCCATCAACGTGATGACCACATCGGAGGAGCAGGCGAGGCAGGTCGAGGCGAGGCTGGAGAAGGTCCCGGAAGTGCTGCGGGTGATGTCGCTCGACAGCTTCGTGCCGCAGGACCAGCAGCCGAAGCTGAAGCTGATCGCGCAGGGCGCCAAGGTGCTGAACCCCGCGCTCAACCCCGACCAGATCGATGCGGCGCCGACGGATCAGGAAAATGTCGAGGCGCTGAAATCCTCGGTCGACAATCTGCGCCGGACCGCCGGTGATACGAAGGGCCCTGGCGCGGTCGCCTCGCGGCGGCTGGCGGACGCGCTCGAGAAGCTCGCCAATGGCGACGAGGCCACGCGCAACAAGGCGCAGAACGTGTTCGTCACGCCGATGAAGATCGTGTTCGACCAGCTCAGGAACGCGATGCAGGCGGGCCCCGTGACCCTGGCCTCGCTGCCGCCCGATCTCGTCAGCGCCTGGAAGAGCAAGGACGGCGTCATCCGCGTCGAAGCGCTGCCCAAGGGCGATCCCAACGACAACGACACGCTGCGCAGATTTGCCGCCGCGGTGCTCGCGGCCGAGCCGACGGCGATCGGCGGGCCGGTCTCGATCCTGAAGTCCGGCGATACCGTGGTGAAGGCGTTCATCCACGCCGGCATCTACGCGCTATTGGTGATCAGCCTGTTGCTGTGGATCACGTTGCGGCGGTTCGTCGACGTGCTGATGACGCTGGTGCCGCTGCTGGTGGCCGGCGCGGTGACGCTCGAAATCTGCGTGTTGATCGGCCTGCCGCTCAACTTCGCCAACATCGTCGCGTTCCCGCTGCTGCTCGGCGTCGGCGTCGCCTTCAAGATCTATTATGTCGTGGCCTGGCGCTCGGGCAGAACGAATCTGCTCCAGACCAGCCTCACGCGCGCAATCTTCTTCAGTGCGCTGACGACGGCGACTGCGTTCGGCAGCCTGTGGCTGTCGAGCCATCCCGGCACGTCCAGCATGGGCAAGCTGCTCGCACTCTCGCTGGTGACGACGCTTGCCGCGGTGCTGCTGTTCCAGCCGGCCCTAATGGGCAAGCCCCGCAATCTCAGGGAGTAG